A genomic stretch from Aedes albopictus strain Foshan chromosome 2, AalbF5, whole genome shotgun sequence includes:
- the LOC109408232 gene encoding uncharacterized protein LOC109408232 → MAEPCVTTCCRCYSLRTGSLISGIMGIVLSIISIIVIFTTRVEFKTILMDWLPQNVVKIIFVLNLCMTILISLLMILGVLKKNHYLMMPWVILGFMLVIGLLISVIYTAVMYFIDGFVLGGSLWLAIGLISVVIYAYMWAVVYSCFIEQKNENERGQYSKQPYRR, encoded by the exons ATGGCGGAACCATGTGTGACTACGTGTTGCCGGTGCTACTCCCTGCGAACCGGCTCGCTAATATCTGGCATCATGGGAATTGTGTTGTCGATTATCTCCATTATCGTTATTTTCACCACAAGAGTCGAGTTTAAAACGATTCTTATGGACTGGCTGCCGCAGAATGTAGTGAAAATCATATTCGTGCTGAACCTTTGCATGACCATTCTGATTTCACTGCTGATGATCCTTGGTGTGCTCAAG AAAAATCATTATCTTATGATGCCTTGGGTGATACTGGGATTCATGCTGGTAATAGGCTTACTAATCAGCGTGATATACACAGCTGTGATGTATTTCATTGATGGATTCGTACTCGGTGGCTCTCTGTGGTTAGCAATTGGTCTGATTTCAGTCG TGATTTACGCATACATGTGGGCAGTTGTGTACAGCTGTTTCATCGAACAGAAGAACGAAAACGAACGTGGACAATACTCCAAGCAGCCATATCGGCGATAA